A portion of the Suricata suricatta isolate VVHF042 chromosome 11, meerkat_22Aug2017_6uvM2_HiC, whole genome shotgun sequence genome contains these proteins:
- the CLP1 gene encoding polyribonucleotide 5'-hydroxyl-kinase Clp1: protein MGEEANDDKKPTTKFELERETELRFEVEASQSVQLELLAGMAEIFGTELTRNKKFTFDAGAKVAVFTWHGCSLQLSGRTEVAYVSKDTPMLLYLNTHTALEQMRRQAEKEEERGPRVMVVGPTDVGKSTVCRLLLNYAVRLGRRPTYVELDVGQGSVSIPGTMGALYIERPADVEEGFSIQAPLVYHFGSTTPGTNIKLYNKITSRLADVFNQRCEVNRRASVSGCVINTCGWVKGSGYQALVHAASAFEVDVVVVLDQERLYNELKRDLPHFVRTVLLPKSGGVVERSKDFRRECRDERIREYFYGFRGCFYPHAFNVKFSDVKIYKVGAPTIPDSCLPLGMSQEDNQLKLVPVTPGRDMVHHLLSVSTAEGTEENLSETSVAGFIVVTSVDLEHQVFTVLSPAPRPLPKNFLLIMDIRFMDLK, encoded by the exons ATGGGAGAGGAGGCCAATGATGACAAGAAGCCAACAACTAAATTTGAACTAGAGCGAGAAACAGAACTTCGCTTTGAGGTGGAGGCATCTCAGTCAGTTCAGTTGGAGCTGCTGGCTGGGATGGCAGAGATCTTTGGCACAGAGCTGACCCGAAACAAGAAATTCACCTTCGATGCTGGTGCCAAGGTGGCTGTTTTCACCTGGCATGGCTGTTCTTTACAGCTGAGTGGCCGCACCGAGGTGGCTTACGTCTCCAAGGACACTCCGATGTTACTTTATCTCAACACTCATACAGCCTTGGAGCAGATGAGGAGGCAGGCGGAGAAGGAAGAAGAGCGGGGCCCCCGGGTGATGGTAGTGGGCCCCACCGATGTGGGCAAGTCCACAGTGTGCCGTCTCCTGCTCAACTATGCAGTGCGTTTGGGCCGCCGTCCCACTTACgtggagctggatgtgggtcAGGGCTCTGTTTCTATCCCTGGTACCATGGGGGCCCTGTACATCGAGCGGCCAGCAGATGTTGAAGAGGGATTCTCTATCCAGGCCCCTCTGGTCTATCATTTTGGGTCCACAACTCCTGGCACCAACATCAAGCTTTATAACAAG ATTACTTCTCGTTTAGCGGATGTGTTCAACCAAAGATGTGAAGTGAACCGAAGGGCCTCTGTGAGTGGCTGTGTCATTAATACCTGTGGCTGGGTCAAGGGCTCTGGTTACCAGGCCCTGGTGCACGCAGCCTCAGCCTTTGAGGTAGATGTGGTTGTGGTTCTGGATCAAGAGCGACTGTACAACGAACTAAAACGGGACCTGCCTCACTTTGTACGCACTGTGCTGCTCCCTAAATCTGGGGGTGTGGTTGAACGCTCCAAAGACTTCCGGCGGGAATGTAGGGATGAGCGTATCCGTGAGTATTTCTATGGATTCCGGGGCTGTTTCTATCCCCATGCCTTCAACGTCAAGTTTTCAGATGTGAAAATCTACAAAGTCGGGGCGCCCACCATTCCAGACTCCTGTTTGCCTTTGGGCATGTCTCAGGAGGACAATCAGCTCAAGCTGGTGCCTGTGACGCCTGGCCGAGACATGGTGCACCACCTCCTGAGCGTTAGCACTGCTGAGGGCACAGAGGAGAACCTTTCTGAGACGAGCGTGGCCGGCTTCATCGTGGTGACCAGCGTGGACCTGGAGCACCAAGTGTTTACTGTTCTCTCTCCAGCCCCCCGCCCACTGCCCAAGAACTTCCTTCTCATCATGGACATCAGGTTCATGGATCTTAAGTAG